The following is a genomic window from Sutcliffiella horikoshii.
TCGTCACTTAGCTGAGCAAACAGCTTTTTAAACCAGTTCACATTCATCACACTCTTTCTTTGTTGTTCGTAACCTGCTTTTTAACAGGTTCAGTAGGCAAAAAACCACTAGAGAGCATCTAGTGGTGAAAAATAAAAGGCATCTCGGAATTAACTTAAAAACGGTTGTCCCGCTTCATATTTTCCAGCTTCTAAAACAAGGATGCCTTTTTCAGCCGGTGCGTCGGGAAGATCGAGTTCTTTCGCCGAACAAATCATTCCTGAGGATGCAACGCCTCTCAGTTCTGCATCTTTAATGACAAGTCCGCTAGGCATCACTGCTCCGACCTTTGCCACTACGACATATTGCCCGCTATCCACATTGGGGGCACCACAAACAATCTGAAGTACTTCTGTCCCTACATCCACTTTACATACGCTTAGTTTGTCTGCATTTGGGTGTTTCTCCTTTTCCGTCACATGTCCTACGACAAATTTGGGGCTGAGGTCGGGATTAAGTGTTTCCTTTACACCATTTTCGTTCAACGCTTTATTAAGTTCTGCAATCAGGTCTTCTGTCAGGTTAACTGGGCCTTTGAAGTCGTTGACTGCTACATATTTGGATGCATTGAAAAGGTTGTATCCTGCTATTTCTTTTGTTTCTTTATCTATAATCTTCGCAATGTCTCCGGTTTTTTCTACCATTCGATTGTTTAAATTGATTTCTTTTATGTAGATTAGTAGTGTGTCGCCTATGCCTTCTTGGTTATAGTACACGTTAATGGTCATGTTTTTCTTCCTTTCTTATATAAGATAAGAGTAGCTTTGACTTCCAGTTTCCTTGCGTTCCAGGTGTTCGCTTTCTGCGGGAAGGTGCTTGAGCCTCCTCACTTCGTTGCGGGGTCTCAACCAACCTTTTCTCCCCCGCTGGAGTCTCACACCTTGCACTTCAGTCAACTGGGGGTATATATTTACTTACTTATTTATTTTTTTTGTTGTCTTTTCCCAGGATGAATATTGGTTCTAGTTCTCCTTCTTCATAAAGGAAGGACAGGGCGGTTATCGGGATTTTGCCGTTTACGAAAAAGCTCATGGTCAGTTCGGCAAGGATATCATAGCCTACTTCGTTTTGAATATCTGAAAGTATCAAAACATCCTGATGAGGAACAGATACAGTCATCGTTCCAGATACTTGCTTCTTAAAGGAATCTAAGAAAGAGTCGTTTAATATTCTGCTTGCATCGTATCCATCATTGGAACGAACAAAATAAAAGGTATTTCCTGCGACCACATCTTCTTTCATATTTGTCGGAAGCGATCTAACATTAAACATGGCCATTTCTTTAATGGTGTTCTTGGTTAAATTCTCTCTTTGAAGAAGTTGCTCATCAATTAATTTATAGGACTTTCCCAAATCTACCGCATAGTAAATTCTAGTTTCCGCTGTATGGTCATCATAAACCAACGGAATGTCATTACTTGTCGTTGGAAATGAGGTAGAGCGGATAACAGGATAGATATGGCGTTCCGCACCATTCAATTGAACAGGCATCTTCATGCTTGTTAGAGCTTCTTTGACATAATACACATATTCTTCAATCGCATTTAAATCATTTGATTGTTCGTATTTTGATAGCACACCCTGCAGTGAGATAGAGATTCCCTTTTGCGTTTCCTTATCTTCAACCCGTAAGGATTCTTTTTCTCGATCATATGTAAATACCCAGTTTGGATGGGATAATTTCTCTTCCATTAATCTTTTAATTTTAAGTACTGTCATTTTTTCCATGAGAAACAATCCTTTCTCTCTATTGCTTACCCTTTATTGTACAACAAATCAATGAAAGAATGTAATTGTCGAAGTCTGTTTTATAAAAAGAAGTCTAACATGTCATGTTCCATCTTCATTTTCTTTACTTATTGACTACATACCCCTTTCTACCTGTACTTCATCCTCCAAAAGGCCTTAAACACCTGTTGATTGTCTGAAACTTAGTGCTCAAATTGACATCCTTTATTCTTTTAGGAATAGAGAGGCTAGTAGATTTTGCTTGTTTTTCAGTAGAGTGTAAAATATTGGAGGCTTCTAGGACATTCCCACTATTAACCATCCCTCTGTTAAATAATGACTATATATAACGTTAACCCTTATTACATAGAATTATTTTACAATTT
Proteins encoded in this region:
- the ytpR gene encoding YtpR family tRNA-binding protein, whose translation is MNVYYNQEGIGDTLLIYIKEINLNNRMVEKTGDIAKIIDKETKEIAGYNLFNASKYVAVNDFKGPVNLTEDLIAELNKALNENGVKETLNPDLSPKFVVGHVTEKEKHPNADKLSVCKVDVGTEVLQIVCGAPNVDSGQYVVVAKVGAVMPSGLVIKDAELRGVASSGMICSAKELDLPDAPAEKGILVLEAGKYEAGQPFLS
- a CDS encoding DUF1444 domain-containing protein codes for the protein MEKMTVLKIKRLMEEKLSHPNWVFTYDREKESLRVEDKETQKGISISLQGVLSKYEQSNDLNAIEEYVYYVKEALTSMKMPVQLNGAERHIYPVIRSTSFPTTSNDIPLVYDDHTAETRIYYAVDLGKSYKLIDEQLLQRENLTKNTIKEMAMFNVRSLPTNMKEDVVAGNTFYFVRSNDGYDASRILNDSFLDSFKKQVSGTMTVSVPHQDVLILSDIQNEVGYDILAELTMSFFVNGKIPITALSFLYEEGELEPIFILGKDNKKNK